One window of the Marinilactibacillus sp. Marseille-P9653 genome contains the following:
- a CDS encoding GntR family transcriptional regulator: MKLTLNKRDPIYLQVIQFLKQEIISGQLNPGQEIPSRRQLANDLKINPNTVQRAYSEMEAEQLIYTEPNRPSRVTEDPNILKHLKNEWVNHAVKDFVVAIKTVDISIEEVTDMIKTEMNKQP, from the coding sequence ATGAAATTGACACTAAATAAGCGAGATCCAATTTACTTGCAAGTTATACAATTTTTAAAGCAAGAGATCATTTCTGGTCAGCTAAATCCGGGACAAGAAATCCCTTCTAGAAGACAACTGGCAAATGATTTAAAAATCAATCCCAATACTGTTCAACGAGCATATAGCGAAATGGAGGCCGAACAATTGATTTATACAGAACCGAACCGTCCAAGCAGAGTCACTGAAGATCCTAACATTCTAAAACACTTGAAAAATGAATGGGTTAATCATGCTGTGAAAGACTTCGTCGTTGCCATTAAAACAGTCGATATCTCAATTGAAGAAGTAACCGATATGATCAAAACTGAAATGAACAAACAACCTTAG
- a CDS encoding ABC transporter ATP-binding protein, with amino-acid sequence MLEIKDIHKKFGRKHVLKGVSFTAEKGDITCLIGINGVGKTTILNSIMKLTPIQKGEVLIDGQSQSTDMYNKIAFIPDASIMLPGMTIQETIEFMKDFYDVWNDKRAKDLIRFFRLKLTDKLQDLSKGNQAKVNLLVGLALDVDYILMDEPFSGIDIFTREQITEVFSSHLVDDRGVLITTHEINDIEHLIDKVVLLGEGTILKEFYAEEMREKEGLSVVDVMREVYNA; translated from the coding sequence ATGCTTGAAATTAAAGATATTCACAAAAAGTTTGGAAGAAAACATGTTTTAAAAGGTGTATCCTTTACCGCTGAGAAAGGAGATATCACTTGTCTGATTGGCATCAATGGCGTTGGTAAAACAACGATTTTGAATTCTATTATGAAGCTTACCCCCATCCAAAAAGGCGAAGTTCTAATAGACGGACAATCTCAGTCCACGGACATGTATAACAAGATCGCCTTTATACCCGATGCCTCTATCATGCTGCCTGGAATGACGATACAAGAAACAATCGAATTTATGAAAGATTTTTATGACGTTTGGAACGATAAGCGCGCGAAAGATTTAATCCGATTTTTCCGACTAAAACTTACCGATAAGCTTCAAGATCTATCTAAAGGTAATCAAGCTAAAGTGAATTTACTTGTCGGACTCGCTTTGGATGTAGATTACATATTAATGGATGAACCTTTTTCTGGTATAGATATCTTTACTAGAGAACAAATCACAGAAGTTTTCAGTAGTCACCTTGTAGACGACCGCGGCGTATTGATTACAACGCACGAGATCAATGATATCGAGCATCTGATCGATAAAGTTGTCTTACTGGGCGAAGGAACTATTTTAAAAGAATTCTACGCTGAAGAAATGAGAGAAAAAGAAGGACTTTCTGTCGTAGATGTTATGAGAGAGGTGTACAACGCATGA
- a CDS encoding IS3 family transposase (programmed frameshift): protein MSTRRPRRTYTEEFKKQIVDLHKAGKSRKEIIEEYDLTGSAFDKWVRQHSQTGSFKERDNLTPEQKELKELRKANTQLKMENDILKQAALIFGRKFEVIKRNKHNYSISAMCRALKISRGSYYYEVIKKESDAELEQAIIEEFAKSKNNYGTRKLKKRLKKRAFIVSRRRIGHIMKKFHLVSKYDRPSYKPQKSGVNQAKIENALNREFNPKEPMKAIVTDLTYVKVANKWFYVCFILDLFNREIIGYSAGPTKTADLVLQALATVKGDLHTVNVFHTDRGKEFDNHTIDELLDTFDIVRSLSRKGNPYDNAVAESTYKSFKFEFVYDNTFHTLYELQVQLMDYVHWWNHFRPHGSLDYESPIDYRKDWEQEQSEMEVCKSVVPQLVETSLSFS from the exons ATGTCTACTCGTCGTCCACGTCGAACTTATACAGAAGAATTTAAGAAACAAATTGTTGATTTACACAAAGCAGGAAAATCAAGAAAAGAAATCATAGAAGAATATGATCTTACAGGATCGGCTTTTGACAAATGGGTACGTCAACATAGTCAAACCGGTTCATTCAAAGAAAGAGATAACTTAACACCTGAACAGAAAGAATTGAAAGAATTAAGGAAAGCAAATACCCAGCTTAAGATGGAAAATGATATTTTAAAGCAAGCGGCGCTGATATTCGGGCGAAAGT TCGAAGTAATCAAACGCAACAAACATAACTATTCTATATCAGCGATGTGCCGTGCCCTTAAGATCAGTAGAGGATCTTATTATTACGAAGTAATAAAGAAAGAAAGTGACGCGGAACTCGAACAAGCGATTATTGAAGAGTTTGCCAAAAGCAAAAACAATTATGGCACGCGTAAACTGAAGAAAAGATTGAAGAAGCGTGCGTTTATCGTATCTCGTCGGAGAATTGGACACATTATGAAAAAGTTTCATCTGGTGTCCAAGTATGATAGACCATCATACAAACCACAAAAGAGTGGAGTCAATCAAGCGAAGATTGAAAACGCATTGAACCGTGAGTTCAATCCGAAAGAGCCGATGAAAGCTATCGTCACGGACTTGACCTATGTCAAAGTTGCCAATAAGTGGTTCTATGTTTGTTTTATTTTAGACTTGTTTAACCGCGAGATCATCGGGTATTCTGCTGGTCCCACTAAGACAGCTGACTTAGTCCTGCAGGCTCTCGCTACAGTTAAGGGTGATTTACATACGGTCAACGTGTTCCATACTGACCGGGGAAAAGAATTCGACAACCATACTATTGATGAGTTACTGGATACCTTTGATATTGTGCGCTCGTTAAGTAGAAAAGGGAATCCTTACGACAATGCCGTAGCGGAGTCCACGTATAAATCATTTAAGTTTGAATTTGTCTACGACAACACATTCCATACACTCTATGAACTGCAGGTCCAACTTATGGACTACGTCCATTGGTGGAATCATTTTCGCCCACATGGATCATTGGACTACGAATCTCCTATCGATTATCGAAAAGATTGGGAACAGGAACAGTCTGAAATGGAAGTCTGCAAATCCGTTGTTCCCCAGCTGGTCGAAACTAGCCTCTCATTCAGTTAG
- a CDS encoding DeoR/GlpR family DNA-binding transcription regulator — translation MLTDERHAYIIRQINQKNTVTVQELVDSLNHSESTIRRDLSQLESLGKLIRIHGGAKRRVAVSTEDTMEEKTVKNVHGKQLIAKRAADIVQDNEVIYLDAGTTTYEMIPFLKNKEITVVTNGVPHASLLTDLKIETILLGGRIKQNTKAIIGTLAQEQMKNYRFSRAFLGMNSIDKEVGYTTPDLEEASMKKVAISQTDEAYVLVDESKFNKVSFVKVSDIEDCTIITTQLSEENRELVKMTRVVEENTK, via the coding sequence GTGCTTACAGATGAACGACACGCTTATATCATTAGACAGATCAATCAAAAAAACACCGTAACCGTCCAAGAATTAGTGGATAGTCTAAATCATTCAGAATCCACTATCAGAAGAGATTTAAGTCAACTTGAATCGTTAGGGAAGCTGATTCGTATTCATGGAGGTGCCAAAAGAAGAGTTGCCGTTTCTACAGAAGATACAATGGAAGAAAAAACAGTCAAAAACGTTCATGGTAAGCAATTGATTGCGAAAAGAGCAGCTGATATTGTGCAAGATAATGAAGTCATCTATCTTGATGCTGGAACAACGACTTATGAAATGATCCCATTTCTCAAAAATAAAGAAATAACTGTAGTTACAAATGGAGTGCCACATGCTTCGTTGCTGACTGATCTCAAAATCGAGACCATTTTGCTCGGTGGTAGAATCAAGCAGAATACGAAAGCGATTATTGGGACACTCGCGCAGGAACAAATGAAGAACTATCGTTTTAGTAGAGCGTTTCTAGGTATGAATTCCATTGATAAGGAAGTCGGTTATACCACTCCGGATTTGGAAGAAGCTTCTATGAAGAAGGTTGCCATCTCTCAGACGGATGAAGCATATGTTTTGGTCGATGAATCTAAGTTCAATAAGGTCAGTTTCGTTAAAGTAAGTGACATTGAAGATTGTACGATCATTACAACTCAATTGTCAGAGGAAAATAGGGAACTCGTGAAAATGACGCGAGTAGTAGAGGAGAATACCAAGTGA
- a CDS encoding 8-oxo-dGTP diphosphatase, protein MEKVILTNMIMIEDGKGNVVVQNRVKSWRGLAFPGGKVDARESFVESAIREAKEETGLDIENLQICGVKQFQTDSDVRYIVFLYKTNTYKGTLTSSDEGEVNWISLDRLKNADTVEDFDQLLEVFLNPRLSELYYEQDQARSI, encoded by the coding sequence ATGGAAAAAGTGATTTTGACGAATATGATCATGATTGAAGATGGTAAGGGAAATGTTGTTGTTCAAAACAGAGTGAAATCTTGGAGAGGTCTGGCCTTTCCTGGAGGAAAAGTAGACGCTAGAGAATCTTTTGTTGAATCAGCTATTCGAGAAGCAAAAGAAGAAACGGGTTTGGATATAGAAAATCTCCAGATTTGCGGTGTAAAACAATTTCAGACAGACTCAGATGTGCGTTATATCGTTTTTCTTTATAAAACAAATACATATAAAGGGACTTTAACATCCTCAGATGAAGGTGAGGTAAACTGGATCTCGCTCGACCGATTAAAAAATGCAGATACAGTGGAAGATTTTGATCAGTTGCTTGAGGTGTTTTTGAATCCTAGGTTATCTGAACTCTATTATGAGCAAGATCAAGCAAGGTCAATTTAA
- a CDS encoding alpha/beta fold hydrolase, producing the protein MKLERVKPFPTKDGALLYYFDVGNGRPLIVLAGAQTSVQTYRYVVKNLKNKYRVIGLERRFEGETKAKLEELTMAKQGKDLDEFIQFMQLDHPVLIGHSLGASVIMSYLEQVGDQDIAGAIFVDQTPKMLNDATWKEGFAGKSVVSITNHTKRLTTPVRRIPKPKVLWLLLNTMVLRQVSLFSVKEKLPLFEDYVKGDWRESLQKMKKPSLFIGVEHSPHWPGEFAATCADLVENGTSCIMKKVGHGAHLEDPNQFANIVEDWVNQLEK; encoded by the coding sequence TTGAAACTAGAAAGAGTGAAACCATTCCCGACAAAAGACGGGGCTTTGCTATATTACTTTGATGTTGGAAATGGAAGACCGCTTATAGTATTGGCAGGTGCTCAGACCAGCGTTCAGACTTATCGATATGTTGTAAAGAATTTAAAAAACAAGTACCGTGTTATTGGTCTGGAAAGACGATTTGAGGGAGAAACGAAAGCAAAACTAGAAGAGTTGACGATGGCAAAGCAGGGAAAAGATTTAGATGAATTTATCCAATTCATGCAATTAGATCATCCCGTACTCATTGGCCATTCTTTAGGTGCATCTGTCATCATGAGTTACTTGGAACAGGTTGGAGATCAGGATATTGCGGGGGCTATTTTTGTAGATCAAACACCCAAAATGCTAAATGATGCTACATGGAAAGAAGGTTTTGCTGGAAAATCTGTAGTTTCTATTACGAACCACACGAAACGCCTGACCACTCCGGTAAGGCGTATTCCTAAGCCTAAAGTACTTTGGTTATTATTGAATACTATGGTCCTAAGACAGGTCTCTCTTTTTTCTGTAAAAGAAAAACTGCCTTTGTTTGAGGATTACGTAAAAGGGGACTGGCGAGAGAGTTTGCAGAAAATGAAGAAGCCGTCCTTATTCATTGGAGTGGAGCATAGTCCGCATTGGCCTGGAGAATTTGCTGCTACCTGTGCAGATCTTGTCGAAAATGGTACGTCTTGTATAATGAAGAAAGTTGGTCATGGTGCGCATTTGGAAGACCCCAATCAGTTCGCTAATATCGTAGAAGACTGGGTAAATCAGCTAGAGAAATAA
- the pfkB gene encoding 1-phosphofructokinase, with translation MIYTVTLNPSIDYVVYMNGEVQPGAVNRIQKDRKFPGGKGINVSRILSQLSIENKALGFIGGFTGKFIEDALEKEMIQTDFVQVDEDTRINVKVKSSNETEINGPGPQISSIKAEELINQLSGLTKDDVVVLSGSKPAGLSESYYQEIIEKLVQSGTQFVVDTTGKELQDSLASKPLMIKPNNHELEELYNVSIETEADMVFYGKKLVEEGAQNVIISMAEKGAMLFTETGVYHGKAPKGNLKNSVGSGDSMVAGFTGIFAKTNDSLEAFKYGIACGSATAFEEDLATIDKIEGLLPQIEINELEEK, from the coding sequence GTGATTTATACAGTTACATTAAATCCATCCATTGATTATGTTGTCTATATGAACGGAGAGGTTCAGCCTGGTGCTGTAAATCGTATTCAAAAAGACCGTAAATTTCCTGGTGGAAAAGGCATCAATGTTTCCAGAATTTTATCGCAGTTATCTATAGAAAATAAAGCACTAGGATTTATTGGCGGATTCACTGGGAAATTTATCGAAGATGCTCTGGAAAAAGAAATGATCCAGACGGATTTTGTTCAAGTAGATGAAGATACAAGAATTAATGTGAAAGTTAAAAGTAGTAATGAAACAGAAATCAACGGTCCTGGACCACAAATTTCAAGTATAAAAGCAGAAGAACTGATAAATCAATTGTCTGGATTGACAAAAGATGACGTTGTCGTTTTGTCTGGTAGTAAACCAGCAGGTCTTTCAGAAAGTTATTATCAGGAAATCATAGAGAAACTGGTACAATCTGGTACGCAGTTCGTTGTAGATACAACAGGGAAAGAACTTCAAGATTCTCTTGCTTCAAAACCACTTATGATCAAACCGAATAATCATGAACTTGAAGAGTTATATAATGTATCGATTGAAACTGAAGCAGATATGGTTTTCTATGGTAAAAAGCTAGTAGAAGAAGGCGCACAGAACGTCATTATTTCAATGGCAGAAAAAGGTGCGATGCTATTCACTGAAACGGGTGTTTATCATGGAAAAGCACCAAAAGGGAATTTGAAAAATTCTGTCGGTTCTGGTGACTCAATGGTAGCTGGCTTCACAGGAATATTTGCAAAAACGAATGACTCACTAGAAGCGTTTAAATATGGTATTGCTTGCGGTAGTGCAACAGCTTTTGAAGAAGACTTAGCAACGATAGATAAAATAGAAGGTTTGCTCCCACAAATCGAAATCAATGAACTGGAGGAAAAATAA
- the proB gene encoding glutamate 5-kinase yields the protein MSHSSRQSLTKSNRIVVKVGTSTIMYPNGSINLQRLEKLAFVLSDLKNQGKQVILVSSGAIGVGLSRMNLTERPVTIPEQQAIAAIGQTELMNLYSQFFYHYGHQVGQVLLTKDVIDFPVSRENTANTFEQLLIKNVIPIVNENDTVSVEELDHLTRFGDNDTLSAIVLEITDADLLVLLSDIDGFYDKNPTHNEDAVLFDTIQEVTEDTYALANDAGSRFGTGGMTTKLSAAEQVLDLKKQMVLANGEDPTVLFEILKGNAVGTLFTPLKKGELS from the coding sequence ATGTCACACTCTTCAAGACAAAGCTTAACTAAAAGTAACCGAATCGTTGTTAAGGTTGGAACCAGTACGATTATGTACCCGAATGGTTCTATCAATCTGCAGAGACTAGAAAAATTGGCTTTCGTGTTAAGCGACTTAAAAAATCAGGGAAAACAAGTGATTCTTGTCTCTTCAGGAGCTATCGGTGTTGGACTCTCCCGTATGAATCTAACAGAAAGACCGGTAACAATCCCCGAGCAGCAAGCTATCGCTGCGATCGGTCAGACAGAACTCATGAACTTATACAGTCAATTCTTCTATCATTATGGTCATCAAGTTGGCCAAGTCCTTTTGACCAAAGATGTCATCGACTTTCCTGTTAGTCGAGAAAACACGGCCAACACTTTTGAACAGTTACTTATCAAAAATGTCATTCCAATCGTAAACGAGAATGATACAGTATCCGTAGAAGAACTGGATCATTTAACACGTTTTGGCGACAATGATACTTTATCGGCCATTGTACTGGAAATTACCGATGCGGATTTGTTGGTCTTACTTTCTGACATCGATGGTTTTTATGACAAGAACCCCACTCATAACGAAGACGCAGTACTATTCGATACGATTCAAGAGGTCACTGAAGATACCTATGCTCTGGCGAATGATGCCGGATCTCGTTTTGGAACAGGCGGTATGACGACCAAACTCAGTGCTGCCGAACAAGTGCTTGATTTGAAAAAACAAATGGTTCTGGCAAATGGTGAAGATCCTACCGTACTATTTGAAATTTTAAAAGGAAACGCTGTTGGAACTTTATTCACCCCTCTAAAGAAAGGAGAACTTTCATGA
- a CDS encoding MATE family efflux transporter gives MYKDMTKGNPLKLIVMFSIPLILGNLFQQMYQMADTFIVSKTIGVEAFAAVGATGSINGLILGLAIGLTAGLSVITAQRFGQKDEAKIRQNLAASVIISGTMSVVLTILAVIFTRQILEFMNTPAELIEHSNSYLSVLFSGIGAAVMFNLISNVLRSIGNSRAPLFFLIITSILNIGLDLLFILVFNMGVAGAGLATVISQFVASIVGLIYIKRYVPILRIHKEDWAAGFKQIKEHAAIAFPMGFQSSIIAIGSIAIQMTLNSLGPTAVAATTAAQKIDGIATLPLVSFGITMATFAAQNYGAGKVERVWQGVRTTMKVVLTYSAVVGLLLVLFGRNLTSLFVGSESTEILELSQLYFITNASFYFLLAMLFIYRYTLQGLGRSTAPTLAGIMELFSRVAAALLLSSTMGFAGVTLSNALAWLAALIPLTFSYYSLKRQLSGEERPKLLPKLAELIR, from the coding sequence TTGTACAAAGATATGACAAAAGGCAACCCACTTAAATTGATCGTAATGTTTTCCATCCCACTGATTCTTGGAAACTTATTCCAACAAATGTATCAAATGGCTGATACGTTTATCGTTAGTAAAACGATCGGCGTTGAAGCTTTCGCTGCAGTAGGCGCTACCGGAAGTATCAACGGTTTGATACTTGGACTAGCAATCGGTCTAACGGCCGGACTATCTGTTATCACGGCTCAACGTTTTGGTCAAAAAGATGAAGCGAAAATCAGACAGAATTTAGCAGCAAGTGTCATTATTTCAGGAACAATGAGTGTCGTTCTAACGATTTTGGCTGTGATCTTCACACGTCAAATTCTGGAATTCATGAACACACCCGCTGAATTGATTGAACATTCTAATAGTTATTTGTCTGTATTATTTTCAGGTATCGGCGCAGCTGTGATGTTCAACTTGATTTCTAACGTTTTACGTTCTATCGGAAACAGCCGTGCACCACTATTCTTTTTAATCATCACTTCAATTCTAAACATTGGTTTAGATTTACTCTTTATTCTTGTATTCAATATGGGCGTTGCTGGCGCTGGTCTGGCGACTGTTATTTCTCAATTTGTTGCGAGTATTGTTGGCTTGATTTACATCAAACGTTATGTCCCAATTCTTAGAATTCATAAAGAAGATTGGGCAGCTGGTTTCAAACAAATCAAGGAACATGCTGCAATTGCTTTCCCAATGGGTTTCCAAAGTTCTATCATTGCGATTGGTTCTATTGCAATTCAAATGACATTGAATAGCCTTGGACCTACTGCTGTGGCGGCAACGACTGCTGCTCAGAAAATTGATGGCATCGCAACACTTCCATTAGTATCTTTCGGTATCACAATGGCAACTTTTGCTGCTCAAAACTACGGTGCTGGAAAAGTTGAGCGTGTATGGCAAGGTGTGCGTACAACAATGAAAGTTGTATTAACTTACAGTGCTGTTGTAGGGCTCTTATTGGTCTTATTCGGTCGTAACTTGACTAGCTTGTTTGTTGGGTCAGAAAGCACTGAAATATTAGAACTATCTCAATTGTACTTTATAACCAACGCTTCTTTCTACTTCTTACTAGCTATGCTATTTATTTACCGTTACACTTTACAAGGGTTGGGCAGAAGTACGGCACCTACCTTAGCGGGAATTATGGAATTATTTTCAAGAGTTGCTGCTGCGCTCCTTCTTTCTAGCACTATGGGATTTGCAGGCGTAACACTTTCTAATGCGCTAGCTTGGTTAGCTGCTTTGATTCCACTGACTTTTTCATACTACAGCTTGAAACGTCAATTATCTGGCGAAGAACGTCCCAAATTACTTCCTAAACTTGCGGAATTAATCCGTTAA
- a CDS encoding MATE family efflux transporter, with amino-acid sequence MKKDMTQGSPIKLILSFAVPLLIGNLFQQFYNMADSYIVSQTVGVEAFSAIGSTTSLQFLIIGLAIGLTAGLSVITAQRFGKKDEAALRKNLAASVVISGVIAIILTVLTTTFSRQILTLMQTPAETYEYAYDYLNIIFWGIGGTILFNLLANLLRALGDSKTPLYFLILTSMLNVGLDYLFILTFDMGIRGASVATVISQVVSSVLCLIFIWKKVPLLRIHKEDWTFNWAEYKEHLRIGLPYGFQYSIIAIGAVAITITLNKLGADAVAAFTAAQKVDTVAMLPLQSFGVTMSTFAAQNYGARKFNRIWYGVNQAIKLSITYSVVIGIILLLWGRQVALLFIGSDASPEVIAMIQQFFLTNATLYAVLSLLFIYRHTLQGLGNSFAPTVAGIGELVGRALAATLLSIPFGFLGAALSNPLAWIAALVPLAIAYYSTRRSLSGRVSLSTDDIEEIVPEFEPQKAK; translated from the coding sequence ATGAAGAAAGACATGACACAAGGTAGCCCAATAAAATTAATATTGAGCTTCGCGGTGCCTTTGTTGATCGGTAACTTGTTTCAGCAATTTTATAATATGGCGGATTCTTATATCGTCAGTCAAACAGTCGGTGTCGAGGCCTTTTCTGCTATCGGCTCAACGACTAGTCTGCAGTTTTTAATTATTGGTTTGGCCATCGGTCTAACCGCCGGGTTATCCGTAATCACTGCTCAACGATTTGGTAAAAAAGACGAGGCAGCGCTTAGAAAAAATCTCGCTGCCAGTGTCGTCATCAGTGGTGTGATTGCTATTATACTGACTGTACTCACAACAACTTTTTCCAGACAGATTCTCACCCTTATGCAGACACCTGCTGAAACGTATGAATATGCTTATGACTACTTGAATATTATTTTCTGGGGTATTGGTGGAACGATTCTCTTCAACCTGCTGGCAAATTTATTGCGTGCTCTTGGAGATAGCAAAACACCTCTGTATTTCCTGATCTTAACTTCTATGTTGAATGTTGGTCTGGACTACTTGTTTATCCTTACTTTTGATATGGGGATTAGAGGAGCCTCAGTCGCAACGGTCATCTCACAAGTCGTTTCAAGTGTTTTATGCTTGATCTTTATATGGAAGAAAGTGCCTCTTCTTAGAATTCATAAAGAAGACTGGACGTTCAACTGGGCCGAGTACAAAGAACATTTGCGTATTGGACTTCCCTACGGGTTCCAATATTCGATTATCGCCATTGGTGCAGTAGCCATTACGATTACATTAAACAAACTAGGCGCAGATGCGGTAGCTGCTTTTACAGCGGCTCAAAAAGTTGATACGGTCGCTATGCTTCCCTTGCAATCATTTGGTGTAACGATGTCCACTTTCGCAGCACAGAATTATGGCGCACGTAAGTTCAATCGAATCTGGTACGGTGTAAATCAAGCTATCAAGTTGAGCATCACTTATAGTGTTGTAATTGGTATTATTCTCCTTTTATGGGGAAGACAAGTTGCTTTACTCTTTATCGGCTCAGATGCTTCACCTGAAGTGATCGCTATGATTCAACAATTCTTCCTAACAAACGCTACCCTTTATGCTGTTTTATCATTATTATTCATTTATCGTCATACGCTACAAGGTTTGGGTAATAGTTTTGCACCTACCGTAGCAGGTATCGGCGAACTGGTCGGGCGAGCACTTGCTGCAACCTTGTTATCTATTCCATTCGGATTTTTAGGTGCTGCACTGTCCAATCCACTTGCATGGATCGCTGCGCTAGTTCCGTTAGCTATTGCTTATTATTCGACTAGAAGAAGTCTGTCAGGTCGTGTTTCACTTTCTACAGATGATATAGAAGAAATTGTTCCTGAATTCGAACCACAAAAAGCTAAATAA
- a CDS encoding fructose-specific PTS transporter subunit EIIC, which produces MQINDLLRKDLMILDLQATEKEAAIDEMIARLAEKDVISDVATYKEGIMKREAQTSTGLGDGIAMPHSKNSAVKNPAVLFAKSTQGVDYEALDGQPSHFLFMIAAPEGGNDLHLQVLASLSRKLVNPEVLEHLRQAETPEDVQAVFADSEQETNEVKPDTENVSGKEKFVVAVTACPTGIAHTYMAEDALKRKANEMGVTIRVETNGSDGAKNVLTEDEIRRADGVIIAASKKVELARFNGKHVLQRPVAEGINKSEELITKAMNQQAPVLNVDDEGSSEKYEDEEGGSVWNTLYKDLMNGISHMLPFVVGGGIILALSFAIEPFLGSDNIVVASLNTIGSSAFQFLIPILAGYIAYSIADRPGLLPGMAAGYMAVQGEAGFLGGLIGGFLAGYLMNLVKKMLRGVPQAFAGLKTILLYPVLGLLVAGIVMVLIIPIFTTINTTMISFLNNLGTGNAVLLGAVLGGMMAIDMGGPFNKAAYAFSIGIFTDTGDGSLMAAVMIGGMIPPLAIGLATIIFSNKFTELERSSGLSNFVLGLSFITEGAIPFAASDPLRVIGSSVVGAAIGGGLSQLWNTAVPAPHGGAVVALVLGENPFMFFLALLIGTVISTVILGLWKPRVEDTNKEISAKELA; this is translated from the coding sequence ATGCAAATCAATGACTTATTAAGAAAAGATTTGATGATACTTGATCTTCAAGCAACTGAAAAAGAAGCTGCGATCGACGAAATGATTGCACGTTTGGCAGAAAAAGATGTGATTTCTGACGTTGCTACTTATAAAGAAGGCATTATGAAACGTGAAGCTCAGACTTCAACAGGCCTAGGTGATGGAATTGCGATGCCGCATTCCAAAAACTCTGCGGTTAAAAACCCTGCCGTATTATTCGCTAAATCAACGCAAGGTGTGGACTATGAAGCATTAGATGGACAACCATCCCACTTCTTATTTATGATTGCTGCACCAGAAGGCGGAAATGACTTACATTTACAAGTACTCGCTTCTCTTTCTCGTAAATTGGTAAACCCGGAAGTATTGGAACACTTACGTCAGGCAGAAACACCAGAAGATGTCCAAGCAGTCTTTGCGGATTCAGAACAAGAAACAAATGAAGTTAAACCGGACACGGAAAATGTTTCAGGAAAAGAAAAATTTGTCGTAGCCGTAACAGCTTGCCCTACAGGAATTGCCCACACATACATGGCTGAAGATGCTTTGAAACGTAAAGCAAATGAAATGGGTGTAACGATCCGTGTTGAAACAAACGGTTCAGATGGTGCGAAAAATGTATTAACTGAAGACGAAATTCGTCGTGCTGACGGTGTTATCATCGCAGCAAGTAAAAAAGTTGAACTGGCTCGTTTTAACGGTAAACACGTTTTACAACGTCCAGTTGCTGAAGGTATCAACAAATCAGAAGAACTGATTACAAAAGCGATGAACCAGCAAGCACCCGTATTAAATGTTGACGATGAAGGGTCTAGCGAGAAATACGAAGATGAAGAAGGCGGAAGCGTTTGGAATACTTTGTATAAAGATCTGATGAACGGTATTTCTCACATGCTACCATTTGTTGTTGGTGGCGGGATTATCCTAGCGTTATCATTCGCAATCGAGCCTTTCTTAGGTAGTGACAATATCGTAGTTGCTTCATTGAACACGATTGGTAGTTCAGCATTTCAATTCCTTATCCCGATTCTAGCAGGTTACATTGCTTATAGTATTGCGGATCGTCCGGGACTACTTCCGGGTATGGCAGCAGGATATATGGCTGTACAAGGTGAAGCGGGATTCTTAGGAGGACTAATTGGTGGTTTCTTAGCTGGTTATCTCATGAACCTCGTGAAAAAAATGTTACGCGGTGTACCGCAAGCATTCGCTGGGTTAAAAACGATTCTTTTATATCCAGTATTGGGTCTATTGGTAGCCGGAATTGTCATGGTGCTAATCATTCCAATCTTTACAACCATTAACACAACAATGATTAGTTTCTTAAACAACTTAGGAACTGGTAACGCAGTACTGCTTGGAGCTGTATTGGGTGGTATGATGGCGATTGATATGGGTGGTCCTTTCAACAAAGCAGCTTACGCGTTCTCAATCGGAATCTTTACAGATACCGGTGATGGTAGCTTGATGGCTGCAGTTATGATCGGTGGGATGATTCCGCCACTAGCAATTGGTCTTGCAACAATCATTTTCAGCAATAAATTTACTGAGCTTGAAAGAAGTTCTGGTTTATCTAACTTTGTATTAGGTCTTTCATTTATCACTGAAGGTGCGATCCCGTTTGCAGCATCTGATCCACTACGTGTGATTGGATCATCTGTAGTAGGAGCGGCTATCGGTGGAGGATTGAGCCAGTTGTGGAATACAGCTGTGCCAGCACCACACGGAGGAGCTGTTGTCGCTTTAGTACTAGGAGAAAATCCATTTATGTTCTTCCTAGCATTACTGATTGGTACAGTGATTTCTACAGTCATTTTAGGACTATGGAAACCAAGAGTTGAAGATACAAACAAAGAAATTTCAGCAAAAGAATTAGCTTAA